One genomic window of Musa acuminata AAA Group cultivar baxijiao unplaced genomic scaffold, Cavendish_Baxijiao_AAA HiC_scaffold_1137, whole genome shotgun sequence includes the following:
- the LOC135671062 gene encoding calmodulin-1 translates to MAEQLTDDQIAEFKEAFSLFDKDGDGCITTKELGTVMRSLGQNPTEAELQDMINEVDADGNGTIDFPEFLNLMARKMKDTDSEEELKEAFRVFDKDQNGFISAAELRHVMTNLGEKLTDEEVDEMIREADVDGDGQINYEEFVKVMMAK, encoded by the exons ATGGCCGAGCAGCTCACCGACGACCAGATCGCAGAGTTCAAGGAGGCCTTCAGCTTGTTCGACAAGGACGGCGATG GCTGTATCACAACTAAGGAGCTTGGAACTGTGATGCGTTCTTTGGGTCAGAACCCTACTGAAGCAGAACTACAAGACATGATAAATGAGGTTGATGCTGATGGCAATGGTACAATCGACTTTCCCGAGTTTCTTAACTTGATGGCTCGCAAGATGAAGGATACAGATTCAGAGGAGGAGCTGAAGGAGGCCTTCCGAGTGTTCGACAAGGATCAGAATGGCTTCATCTCTGCTGCTGAACTTCGTCACGTCATGACCAACCTCGGCGAGAAGCTTACAGACGAGGAAGTTGATGAAATGATCCGTGAGGCCGATGTTGATGGTGATGGTCAAATCAACTATGAGGAGTTTGTGAAAGTGATGATGGCGAAGTGA
- the LOC135671060 gene encoding dihydrofolate reductase-like produces MRREAGRDIFLFFLCLHNSGEEERRKMDGQEKKMKVLCLHGFRTSGSFLRKQISKWDPSIFHHFHLDFPDGIYPAGGKSDIEGIFPPPYFEWFQFNKEFTEYKNFEECISYLCDYITKNGPFHGLLGFSQGATLSALLIGYQAQGKVLKDHPPIKFLVSISGSKFRDPSICDIAYKDPIKVKSVHFIGEKDWLKLPSEELAAAFDNPLILRHPQGHTVPRLDEAAAKQLSEWTASITRSEFACGTSVPKNVECEMNNIKHEAIADPKCIEAPSAA; encoded by the exons ATGAGAAGAGAGGCGGGCCGcgacatcttcctcttcttcttgtgcTTGCACAACTCAGGGGAGGAGGAAAGGAGAAAGATGGACGGgcaagagaagaagatgaaggttCTCTGCCTCCATGGCTTTCGAACCAGTGGGAGCTTCTTGCGCAAACAAATCAGCAAGTGGGATCCTTCCATTTTCCACCACTTCCACttg GACTTTCCGGATGGTATATATCCAGCAGGAGGGAAGTCGGACATAGAAGGCATATTTCCACCACCATACTTTGAGTGGTTCCAATTCAACAAG GAATttacagaatacaagaatttcgAGGAGTGTATCTCTTATCTGTGTGACTACATCACAAAGAATGGCCCTTTCCATGGATTGCTTGGCTTCTCTCAG GGTGCAACACTATCAGCACTTTTGATAGGCTATCAAGCTCAG GGAAAGGTACTGAAGGACCACCCACCAATAAAATTTTTGGTTTCAATATCAGGTAGCAAGTTCAGAGACCCAAGCATATGTGACATTGCTTACAAGGACCCCATCAAGGTGAAATCTGTGCACTTTATTGGAGAGAAAGATTGGCTGAAACTGCCTTCTGAGGAGCTTGCTGCGGCCTTTGACAACCCTTTGATTCTGAGGCATCCCCAGGGCCACACTGTCCCTAGACTCG ATGAGGCAGCTGCGAAACAGCTATCGGAATGGACTGCAAGCATTACCAGAAGTGAATTCGCTTGCGGTACTTCTGTTCCGAAGAATGTTGAATGTGAAATGAACAACATCAAGCATGAAGCGATAGCTGATCCAAAATGCATCGAAGCTCCGAGTGCAGCTTAG
- the LOC135671061 gene encoding calmodulin-binding protein 25-like encodes MSMAENCSVLDPWMHRTESAWMNEAFARDNEALTRALQISLSDTSSSASHDTLSSVATTTTSTSRTPVLPPRYQVTSPLGDVAALRGRNPLAPTPAGRISKRRSRPSKRAPTTYINADPAHFREMVQRVTGVRLDGDLAEPLVKPEPVRPAVLQQTHLPTLETSAFLLDRDEGSSFGPASDFDGLLPAFSSLDSWGVM; translated from the coding sequence ATGAGCATGGCGGAGAATTGCTCGGTGCTCGATCCGTGGATGCACCGCACGGAGTCGGCGTGGATGAACGAGGCCTTCGCCCGCGACAACGAGGCCCTCACGCGAGCCCTCCAGATCTCCCTCTCCGACACCTCCTCCTCAGCTTCCCACGACACCCTCTCCTCcgtcgccaccaccaccacctccacttCCCGCACCCCCGTCCTTCCCCCTCGTTACCAAGTCACTTCCCCTCTCGGAGACGTCGCTGCCCTCCGCGGGCGGAACCCGCTGGCGCCCACCCCGGCGGGGAGGATCTCGAAGCGGAGGTCGCGCCCGTCTAAGCGAGCGCCCACCACCTACATCAACGCTGACCCGGCCCACTTCCGGGAGATGGTGCAGCGGGTCACCGGCGTCCGGCTGGACGGGGATCTGGCCGAGCCGCTGGTGAAGCCAGAGCCGGTGCGGCCGGCGGTCCTGCAGCAGACCCACCTGCCCACGCTCGAAACCTCGGCGTTCTTGCTGGACCGCGACGAGGGCAGCTCGTTCGGGCCGGCTTCTGACTTCGACGGGCTGCTCCCGGCCTTTTCGTCCCTCGACTCGTGGGGCGTCATGTAA